A single window of Plasmodium reichenowi strain SY57 chromosome 14, whole genome shotgun sequence DNA harbors:
- a CDS encoding hypothetical protein (conserved Plasmodium protein, unknown function) yields the protein MATIEKNKNVESEISVFYKNEKKNKSTKVREHSSIVNDEKKEVEFNSLNENIKEQGYGNVFNMNSQVSGVVNISDEVEKIGKVSKTGKNIKAGKSSKGGKNDENKNSNSNNNNNNNNNINNMNDGDDKDCANYVHNMNDRNNLNYINEPCDNKKNTEGYDENILNDEGNLSDEGEEVEEENVDERDLILQRYKHGINISLNFSDIRQRNKIIDFYSECLDKYKNECNFVYYQNYNNTNNVIINDTIDMSPINTKYFMNEQLDPTNNLSNSNDKCVNSKNKNLIKYGNNNMTVINNNGNTNENSNTNINANMNTNINMNTNINNNNNNNNNNNNNNNNNNNGIGDNNNNNNVNISNNAYPNDPFNNANNSVPYMDDFKNFDLQKKKQESLDPLLKCINSLSDRINLQHLVGDPTTYFKIGGGDMFYDINDPFLDDEEMYNELNKTKNEIILTRQIEDEYSVWSGDMSDEYIDINPDYFISFYSSKCKYIFTSDDEEKLEEKQKQKQKQAQTQTQTQTQKQKQNIYDKCGVPSRGTCDDDIINIDEDNNNNSNNNNNKNNSYVNTKNNKYYDNYNNPNSNDDIISSSSYSGYDSTDDGTLDKYNFKGNFEKYKYEFIIYSSDGDLDSCSSTSSEEEHSDESDVSEEEIIFNPFAWKKFEKHIPCEFIGLFENMEKQLDMLPLEADISEIKHIIKKYIYNIFSQVVNKCKNVIHHFNKPLNDFLEIDIKLLRWLTTIMIKTSNSLNDIDICRMWFEQVFSYNTRVYIEYEKEFIARIKTSKIFEKNNKQYMNDLLNNITLWRKYQEDKEKESLSKDMSEINNIPDSNNNTTTNNSNNNNSNNNNNNNNNNNNNNNNNNKIVKKNKNNNNNNHESNEENQNSFIKNEDNYDNNNNNNTGTNSHTYNNNRSGNSIIKNNNGNVINLENKSNHSNEIMNIVKKGENSGEQCKSKFMNIKKESDNNDNTSLYLSNHSTMAHIDNDKFVSDEGTAANNINVANNNNNNNNNNNNNNNNSQKDSHTNKHCNDLSGDMADYQYDDTNKNKNKIDNKRKDNKSNKNQHNNLIIRNEYNKMDDNKNNSSKDEEDTNNEDDTLEPDNSIHDNNNNNNNINNNNINNNNNNEYNIKLEKYFDILSDISLDILNYIKMYTKQKILLKEMISAGFEALVEKQYKFFMKLPYITVSEMLTNLFNFRYKRNITIAYDYVESLIGFYQDKYKMDISYERGKNKKVFLFDTTVMQKLNNLYYKNKYNPVKDKNVSNNVSKDENKGKNNNVTNNKPNIDERNNINRKKYIHNFKNDIEGTTDIQSNKNYLTTNKKHGLIKNNDITNKKKLNDNYKSNSISHYMQDNHHNQYKNNNKINKTKCVNGNEIIICSDDESYEYDDEEGDYDDDDDDDDDDDDNDDNDDNDDNDDDDDNNNFEEIQRTKYKKKHNHEKSRNFNHNIGYNSNVTTDITNFFDNLSKEEKKIYNHHNYNSTASSIISSNPTTKYNRKNISNSVISQYIYHNTNSADIVKSIHTSNNIYHNKYKKKNKYDDDHNFILSDDKPDINSSYNLNEQNNLYKKRKLKNDCLPNIYNKNNIYHEKNKRKSMDSNNKIQKTHNFICIISSEEENGC from the coding sequence ATGGCTACTATcgaaaaaaataaaaacgTCGAAAGTGAAATAAGtgttttttataaaaatgaaaagaaaaataaatcaacGAAAGTAAGAGAGCATAGTTCTATTGTGAACgatgaaaaaaaggaaGTTGAGTTTAATAgtttaaatgaaaatattaaggAGCAAGGTTATGGAAATGTATTTAATATGAACAGCCAGGTGAGTGGTGTTGTTAATATATCTGATGAAGTCGAAAAGATAGGAAAAGTGTCTAAAACgggaaaaaatataaaagcAGGGAAATCTTCAAAAGGTggaaaaaatgatgaaaacaaaaatagcaacagtaataataataataataataataataatattaataatatgaatgatgGTGATGATAAAGATTGTGCGAATTATGTACATAATATGAATGACAggaataatttaaattatataaatgaaccatgtgataataaaaaaaatacagaaggatatgatgaaaatattttaaacGATGAAGGTAATTTAAGTGATGAAGGAGAAGAAGtagaagaagaaaatgtaGATGAAAGAGATTTAATTCTTCAAAGATATAAACATGGTATTAATATATCTCTTAATTTTAGTGATATAAGacaaagaaataaaattatcGATTTCTATTCTGAATGTttagataaatataaaaatgaatgtaattttgtttattatcaaaattataataatactaatAATGTTATCATTAATGATACTATAGATATGAGTCcaataaatacaaaatattttatgaacGAACAATTAGATCCTACTAATAATCTGTCCAATTCTAATGATAAATGTGttaattcaaaaaataaaaatttaataaaatatggaaataataatatgacagttataaataataatggaaatacaaatgaaaattCGAACACTAATATAAATGCAAACATgaatacaaatataaatatgaacacaaatataaataataataataacaataataataataataataataataataataataacaataatggtattggtgataataataataacaataatgtGAATATTTCTAACAATGCTTATCCTAATGATCCTTTTAATAATGCAAATAATTCAGTCCCATATATGGAcgattttaaaaattttgatttacaaaaaaaaaaacaagaaTCTCTAGACCCcttattaaaatgtattaattCGTTATCAGATCGAATTAATCTTCAACATTTAGTAGGAGATCCCACCacttattttaaaatagGAGGAGGAGATATGTTTTATGATATTAATGATCCTTTTTTAGATGATGAAGAAATGTACAATGAATTGAATAAAACAAAGaatgaaattatattaacaaGACAAATAGAAGATGAATATAGTGTTTGGAGTGGAGATATGTCAGATGAGTACATAGATATTAATCCtgattattttatatctttttatagttcaaaatgtaaatatatttttacaagTGATGATGAGGAAAAATTagaagaaaaacaaaaacaaaaacaaaaacaagCACAAACACAAACACAAACACAAACACAAAAgcaaaaacaaaatatttatgacAAATGTGGAGTACCTTCAAGAGGAACTTGTGATGATGATATCATTAATATTGATGAAgacaacaacaacaacagcaataataataataataagaataattcGTATGTCAATACAAAGaataacaaatattatgataattataataatccTAATTCtaatgatgatattataAGTTCCTCATCATATTCTGGATACGATTCGACAGACGATGGTACActtgataaatataattttaaagGAAATTTtgagaaatataaatacgagtttattatttattcaaGTGATGGTGATTTAGATTCTTGTTCTTCTACTTCGTCAGAGGAAGAACATTCAGATGAATCAGATGTATCGGAAGAAGAAATCATATTTAATCCTTTTGCTTGGAAAAAGTTTGAAAAACATATTCCTTGTGAATTCATTGGATTATTTGAAAACATGGAAAAACAGCTAGATATGTTACCCCTTGAAGCAGATATATCAGAAATAAAAcatatcataaaaaaatatatatataatatattttcacaAGTTGTAAATAAATGCAAAAATGTAATACatcattttaataaacCTTTAAATGATTTTCTTGAAATAGacattaaattattaagaTGGTTAACAACTATAATGATTAAAACATCTAATTCTTTAAACGATATAGATATATGTAGAATGTGGTTTGAACAAgtattttcatataatacacgtgtatatatagaatatgaaaaagaGTTTATTGCAAGGATAAAAACATCCAAAATTTTTGAGAAGAATAATAAACAGTATATGAATGATTTGTTGAATAATATTACCTTATGGAGAAAATATCAAGAGGacaaagaaaaagaaagtTTATCCAAGGACATGTCtgaaattaataatatacctgactcaaataataatactacTACAAACAACAgcaacaacaacaacagcaacaacaacaacaacaacaacaacaacaacaataataataataataataataataaaatcgtaaagaagaataaaaataacaataataataatcatgaATCCAATGAGGAAAATCAAAATAGTTTTATAAAGAATGAAGAcaattatgataataataataataataatacagGAACAAATTCGCacacatataataataaccGTAGTGGTAATAgtataataaagaataacAATGGAAATGTTATAAACTTAGAAAATAAATCTAATCATTCGAATGAGATAATGAATATTGTGAAAAAAGGAGAGAATTCAGGTGAACAATGTAAATCCAAATTTATGAACATAAAAAAGGAATCTGACAATAATGATAACACATCATTGTATTTATCTAATCATAGTACTATGGCACATATAGATAACGATAAGTTTGTATCTGATGAAGGCACTGCAGCGAATAACATAAATGTAGCAAACaataacaacaacaacaacaacaacaataataataataataataatagtcAGAAGGATAGTCATACAAATAAACATTGTAATGATCTAAGTGGTGATATGGCCGATTATCAATATGATGATActaataagaataaaaataaaatagacAATAAAAGAAAGGATAACAAATCAAATAAGAATcaacataataatttgataattcgtaatgaatataataaaatggatgacaataaaaataatagtagCAAAGATGAAGAAGATACAAATAATGAGGATGATACACTCGAACCTGATAATTCAATacatgataataataataataataataatatcaataataataatatcaataataataataataatgaatataatataaaacttgagaaatattttgatattCTATCAGATATTTCTTtggatatattaaattatattaaaatgtatactaaacaaaaaattttattaaaagaaatgatATCAGCTGGTTTTGAAGCACTTGTGgaaaaacaatataaattttttatgaaattaCCATATATTACTGTATCAGAAATGTTAACgaatttatttaattttagatataaaagaaatattacAATAGCTTATGACTATGTGGAAAGTTTAATAGGTTTTTATCAAgacaaatataaaatggatatatcatatgaaagaggaaaaaataaaaaagtttTCTTATTTGATACAACCGTTATGCagaaattaaataatttatattataaaaataaatataatccAGTAAAGGATAAAAATGTATCAAATAATGTTTCaaaagatgaaaataaaggaaaaaataataatgtaacTAATAATAAACCGAATATTGatgaaagaaataatattaataggaaaaaatatattcataatttcAAAAATGATATAGAAGGAACAACAGATATTcaaagtaataaaaattatcttacaacaaataaaaaacatggccttataaaaaataatgatataacaaataaaaaaaaattaaatgataattataaaagtaATTCAATTAGCCACTATATGCAGGATAACCATCATAatcaatataaaaataataataaaataaataaaacgAAATGTGTCAACGGaaatgaaattattatttgttcaGATGATGAAAGTTATGaatatgatgatgaagaaggagattatgatgatgatgatgatgacgacgatgatgatgatgataatgacGATAATGACGATAATGACGATAATGACGAcgatgatgataataacaattttgaagaaatacaaagaacaaaatataaaaaaaaacataatcACGAAAAAAGTCGCAATTTTAATCATAACATTGGATATAATAGTAACGTGACTACTGATATTactaatttttttgataacctatcaaaagaagaaaaaaaaatatataatcatcataattataatagCACTGCTAGTAGTATTATTAGTAGTAATCCTActacaaaatataatagGAAAAATATTAGTAATTCAGTTATTTctcaatatatttatcataatacAAATTCTGCCGACATTGTAAAAAGTATTCATACAAGTAACAacatatatcataataaatataaaaaaaaaaataaatacgATGATGATCATAATTTTATCCTATCAGATGACAAACCTGATATTAATTCAAgttataatttaaatgaacaaaataatttatataaaaagagaaaattaaaaaatgacTGTCTaccaaatatatataacaaaaataatatatatcatgaaaagaataaaagaaaatctATGGATTCGAATAATAAGATACAAAAGACgcataattttatatgtattatatcATCGGAAGAGGAAAATGGTTGTTAA